Proteins encoded in a region of the uncultured Methanobrevibacter sp. genome:
- a CDS encoding glycosyltransferase family 2 protein codes for MVKVSIIMPVYNGSKFIKTSIESVLNQTMKDIELICVDDGSEDNSLELLRKFEADHDCIRVFTQANQGSGKARNYGMDEAKGEYIGFIDADDIFVDADSLELLYKKAIENDADIVSGNLKKMTQDRRLVDNPNCAEDNYYCFSKDCVISPEEYGVPWAFYKNLFKKSFMDDNDVRFKDLIRGQDPVFMADALSKVDRVYGVKTDFYAYMFPVPGKPYLKVNNSLKKRHYAKHYKDTFDIYEEAGMYKASEKYKPKFMKYLNYSIKENDLEIFDIVIDLFGYTNHYFDNFQEEYDVFKIHHLLRKIDIEDSEEFYRQAREEILKIDTSTNSRLTANHMRKLLIVLDSQNYEDYKFTSTVRRNNSLARSNERLAKKIEKAEKLNKELESSSSWKITRPLRKVMDKLR; via the coding sequence ATGGTTAAGGTTTCTATTATAATGCCCGTATACAACGGAAGCAAATTCATCAAAACATCAATTGAGAGCGTTTTAAACCAGACAATGAAAGACATTGAGCTCATTTGCGTTGATGACGGTTCCGAAGACAATTCCCTTGAACTTCTAAGGAAGTTTGAAGCAGATCATGACTGTATACGTGTTTTCACACAGGCCAATCAGGGTTCAGGAAAGGCCAGAAACTACGGTATGGATGAGGCAAAAGGAGAATACATTGGTTTTATTGATGCCGATGACATATTTGTAGATGCCGATTCACTTGAACTTCTCTATAAAAAGGCCATTGAAAACGATGCGGATATCGTAAGCGGAAACCTTAAGAAAATGACACAGGACAGAAGGCTTGTTGACAATCCGAACTGCGCAGAAGACAACTATTACTGCTTTTCAAAGGACTGCGTAATATCACCTGAAGAATATGGTGTTCCATGGGCATTCTATAAAAACCTCTTTAAAAAGTCATTCATGGATGATAATGACGTCAGATTCAAGGATTTGATAAGGGGTCAGGATCCGGTATTTATGGCAGATGCCTTATCAAAGGTCGACAGAGTCTATGGAGTCAAAACAGACTTTTATGCATATATGTTTCCGGTACCCGGAAAGCCATATCTCAAGGTCAACAATTCACTTAAAAAAAGGCATTACGCAAAGCACTATAAGGATACCTTTGATATATATGAAGAAGCCGGAATGTATAAGGCTTCAGAGAAATACAAGCCTAAATTCATGAAATATCTCAATTATTCAATAAAAGAAAACGATTTGGAGATATTTGATATAGTTATTGATTTATTTGGATATACCAATCATTACTTTGACAATTTCCAAGAGGAATATGATGTTTTCAAGATACATCATCTTCTAAGAAAGATTGACATTGAGGATTCAGAGGAATTCTACCGTCAGGCCCGTGAGGAAATCCTTAAAATAGACACATCAACAAACTCAAGGCTTACTGCCAATCACATGAGAAAACTTCTCATTGTTCTTGATTCACAAAATTATGAAGATTACAAATTTACATCAACTGTTAGAAGAAACAATTCACTTGCAAGAAGCAACGAAAGACTAGCTAAAAAAATAGAAAAAGCGGAAAAATTGAATAAGGAATTGGAATCTTCAAGCAGCTGGAAAATTACCAGACCTCTGAGAAAGGTTATGGATAAACTCAGATAG
- a CDS encoding glycosyltransferase — protein sequence MPKVSVIMPVYNGEDYLKESVDCVLNQTLSDLELICVDDGSVDSSLEMLNEFAKEDNRIQVYHQENKGGGAARNLAITKATGEYMYCMDADDSIELTALQELYDIATEKNLDFILFPAINYAEDTGEYYHIEPYDMTELHDFVGDKVFGFDDLGDYIFKVNPTPWCKFYNLDFVKKSEAKFAEGLIFHDNPFSWEVLFNAKRIYFYNKFLYTRRRHSASSTGAGDQRYTSTLAINNIIISLFMKYGYWDKYKKKLYNRKIQLAFMRYGMVHDEYKEYFYTEMKKDFQKMIGHERYDEFMKNTYTPNKKRFNIVIESKDFEDFKVKHEALELEIENNKLKKELKQVEAKNNTIVNSTSWKITKPLRAFKKIFK from the coding sequence ATGCCTAAAGTTTCAGTAATAATGCCTGTTTATAACGGTGAAGATTATCTAAAAGAATCGGTGGACTGTGTTTTGAATCAGACCCTAAGCGATTTGGAGCTTATATGTGTTGATGACGGCTCCGTTGACAGTTCACTTGAAATGTTGAATGAGTTTGCAAAAGAGGATAATCGTATTCAGGTTTATCATCAGGAAAACAAGGGTGGAGGAGCCGCCCGTAACCTTGCAATAACAAAGGCAACAGGAGAATACATGTACTGTATGGATGCCGATGATTCAATTGAACTGACAGCACTGCAGGAACTCTATGATATAGCAACTGAAAAGAACCTTGACTTTATCCTTTTCCCGGCAATCAACTATGCGGAAGATACAGGCGAATACTATCATATAGAGCCATATGACATGACAGAGCTCCATGATTTTGTGGGAGATAAGGTATTCGGCTTTGACGATTTGGGAGATTACATATTCAAGGTCAATCCTACACCATGGTGCAAGTTCTACAACCTTGATTTCGTTAAAAAAAGCGAGGCTAAATTTGCAGAAGGACTTATTTTCCATGACAATCCGTTCTCATGGGAAGTTTTATTCAACGCTAAAAGGATTTACTTTTACAACAAGTTTTTATATACAAGAAGAAGACATTCCGCATCATCAACAGGTGCCGGAGACCAGAGATACACAAGCACACTTGCAATCAACAATATTATCATTTCCCTTTTCATGAAATACGGCTACTGGGACAAGTACAAAAAGAAACTCTACAACCGTAAGATACAGCTGGCCTTCATGAGATACGGAATGGTTCATGACGAATATAAGGAATACTTCTACACTGAAATGAAAAAGGATTTCCAGAAGATGATAGGTCATGAAAGGTATGACGAGTTCATGAAAAACACCTACACTCCAAACAAAAAGAGATTCAATATAGTAATAGAATCAAAGGATTTTGAGGATTTCAAAGTAAAGCATGAAGCTCTAGAACTGGAAATCGAAAACAATAAACTCAAAAAAGAGTTAAAGCAGGTAGAAGCAAAAAACAATACAATTGTCAATTCCACAAGCTGGAAAATCACAAAGCCTCTGAGGGCTTTTAAGAAAATTTTTAAATAA
- a CDS encoding glycosyltransferase family 2 protein — protein sequence MVKVSVVIPVYNVEDFLGECLDSICNQTLEDIEIICVNDGSKDKSLEILNEYASRDKRMTVIDQENGGHAVATNRGMKLATGKYIFFMDSDDILELTALEDTYKVAEERDVDFVIFQAINYYMDTGKLVEAENYSMNELADDVGDSVFNWKDIKKHVFNITVTPWSKLYNREFVMKNSIIYPEGLVFDDNVFFFETLFAADRITFLRKHLFKRRWYSSSSTTSGAKHFANYIKICDLIWQTFFKYGVFDEFKDELLIKKFKTNFHWYMNIRPFYKQMFLDDLREDYQRIASDDEFRKYIEKDMTSLQKLLFDGVLKYENRHDFDVLFKKFRLLEKQEKLKEKYENAKQLNEELLNSSSWKATENLRSFMHKLR from the coding sequence ATGGTTAAAGTATCAGTTGTAATTCCTGTTTATAATGTGGAGGATTTTCTTGGTGAATGTCTGGACAGCATCTGCAATCAGACACTTGAAGATATTGAAATTATTTGTGTAAATGACGGATCCAAAGACAAATCCCTTGAAATATTAAATGAATATGCTTCACGTGACAAGAGAATGACCGTTATTGACCAGGAAAACGGAGGTCATGCGGTAGCGACAAACAGGGGAATGAAACTTGCAACTGGAAAATACATATTTTTCATGGATTCCGATGATATCCTGGAACTTACCGCCCTTGAAGATACTTACAAGGTTGCAGAAGAAAGGGATGTTGACTTTGTAATATTCCAGGCCATAAACTATTATATGGATACAGGCAAGCTTGTTGAAGCGGAAAACTACAGTATGAACGAACTTGCAGATGATGTTGGCGATTCCGTATTCAACTGGAAAGACATTAAAAAGCATGTATTCAACATTACAGTTACACCATGGTCCAAGCTCTACAACAGAGAATTCGTAATGAAAAACTCTATCATATATCCAGAAGGACTGGTTTTTGACGATAACGTGTTTTTCTTCGAGACACTTTTTGCTGCAGACAGGATTACATTTCTAAGAAAGCATCTCTTCAAAAGAAGATGGTATTCCTCATCATCCACCACGTCAGGTGCAAAGCATTTTGCAAACTACATTAAAATCTGCGATTTAATCTGGCAGACATTCTTTAAGTATGGGGTATTTGATGAGTTTAAAGATGAGCTTTTAATCAAGAAGTTCAAGACCAACTTCCACTGGTACATGAATATAAGACCATTCTACAAGCAGATGTTTCTCGATGATTTAAGGGAGGACTACCAGAGAATTGCAAGCGACGATGAATTCAGAAAATACATTGAAAAGGACATGACCTCTCTTCAGAAATTGCTCTTTGACGGCGTTTTGAAATATGAAAACCGCCATGACTTTGATGTTTTATTCAAGAAGTTCAGACTGCTTGAAAAGCAGGAAAAACTCAAGGAGAAATATGAAAACGCAAAGCAGTTGAATGAAGAATTGTTGAACTCCTCAAGCTGGAAGGCTACAGAAAACCTCCGCTCTTTTATGCATAAGTTAAGGTAG
- a CDS encoding glycosyltransferase family 2 protein, with product MVKVSVIMPVYNAGDYLHEACQSVLGQSYSDIELVCVDDGSTDNSLDILNEIAAKDSRVKVFHQENCGGGAARNFALNHITGKYLYFMDADDNVKSEMFSELVAKMEADSLDFIIFSAMNYAEDTGELFKTPYYSMSKIKAFGEGKIFGFDDLGDLIFDISVTPWCKFYNADFVRKSGAKFLENSIFHDNQFFWEVLFNAKRMTFVDGYYYTRRRHSASSTGAGDERYVNIINVVNNIIKLFIKYSQLEKYKHILYNKKVFWIYTRYVEIHEEFKKLFYDAMKEDFSNISDKSFVECLDDKNRFIFESVISSKTMCEFDLLIRNYELTRENLELKKRKNLPNFVKYRLKRILK from the coding sequence ATGGTTAAAGTATCTGTTATAATGCCTGTTTATAATGCCGGTGACTATTTGCATGAAGCCTGCCAGTCTGTTTTAGGCCAAAGCTACTCTGATATTGAACTGGTCTGTGTGGATGACGGCTCAACAGACAATTCACTCGATATTTTAAACGAAATTGCTGCAAAGGATTCACGGGTTAAGGTCTTTCATCAGGAAAACTGCGGAGGGGGAGCCGCACGTAACTTTGCATTAAACCACATTACCGGTAAATATCTTTATTTCATGGATGCAGACGATAATGTCAAGAGTGAAATGTTCAGCGAACTTGTAGCAAAAATGGAAGCCGACAGTCTTGATTTTATCATATTTTCAGCCATGAACTATGCGGAAGATACAGGAGAACTTTTCAAAACTCCTTACTACAGCATGTCCAAGATTAAGGCCTTCGGTGAAGGCAAGATTTTCGGCTTTGATGATCTGGGAGATTTGATATTTGACATAAGCGTCACACCATGGTGCAAGTTTTATAATGCAGATTTCGTTAGAAAAAGCGGTGCAAAGTTTCTGGAAAATTCAATATTTCATGACAACCAGTTTTTCTGGGAAGTGCTTTTCAATGCAAAAAGAATGACCTTTGTTGACGGTTATTACTATACAAGACGCAGACACTCCGCCTCATCAACAGGAGCCGGTGACGAGAGATATGTAAACATAATAAACGTTGTAAACAACATCATAAAACTATTTATCAAATACTCACAGCTTGAAAAATATAAGCATATCCTCTACAACAAAAAGGTTTTCTGGATATATACAAGATATGTTGAGATTCATGAGGAATTTAAAAAGCTTTTCTATGATGCAATGAAAGAGGATTTCTCAAATATCTCAGATAAATCATTTGTTGAATGTTTGGATGACAAAAACAGATTCATCTTTGAAAGTGTCATATCATCAAAGACAATGTGCGAGTTTGATTTGCTCATCAGAAATTATGAATTGACCAGGGAGAATCTGGAGTTGAAAAAACGAAAAAACTTACCTAATTTTGTTAAATATAGGCTAAAAAGAATTTTAAAATAA
- a CDS encoding glycosyltransferase: MVKVSVVIPVYNVEDFLGECLDSITNQTLTDIEIICVNDGSKDKSLDILKDYAAKDERITVIDQENGGHAVATNRGMQMASGEYLFLMDSDDILDLTALEKTYSLAEKKQVDFVIFQAINYYMDKDEYLEEENYSMNALADYVGDSVFNYKDIRDHIFDITVTPWSKLYSRRFIEDNNITFPEGLVFDDNVFFWDVLFAADRITFLRQHLFKRRWYPTSSTRAGDERFLNYIDICNLIWDVFFRYGEFDYYKKELFDKKIGTIYYWYKNIQDEFKELFFNAMKDDYKKIDDDKNFRKYFTENLTERQRTIFTSVLKSQTHEEFDLYMKNYELEVENKHLKELLDKPLLKLIGSKLR, encoded by the coding sequence GTGGTTAAGGTATCTGTGGTTATTCCGGTTTATAATGTTGAGGACTTTCTGGGGGAATGTCTTGACAGCATAACAAATCAGACATTGACTGACATAGAGATAATATGCGTCAATGACGGTTCAAAAGACAAATCACTGGATATTTTAAAAGACTATGCCGCAAAAGACGAAAGAATTACAGTAATTGACCAGGAAAATGGAGGTCATGCTGTTGCAACCAACCGTGGAATGCAGATGGCAAGCGGCGAATATCTTTTTTTAATGGATTCAGACGATATCCTTGATTTGACAGCACTTGAGAAAACCTACAGCCTTGCAGAAAAAAAGCAGGTTGACTTTGTCATATTCCAGGCAATAAACTATTACATGGACAAGGACGAATACCTTGAAGAGGAAAACTACAGCATGAACGCACTTGCAGATTATGTTGGAGATTCAGTTTTTAATTATAAAGACATCAGAGACCATATATTTGACATTACAGTCACTCCATGGTCAAAACTATACAGCCGCAGATTCATCGAAGACAACAATATCACATTTCCGGAAGGACTGGTTTTTGATGATAATGTATTTTTCTGGGATGTTCTCTTTGCTGCAGACAGGATTACCTTCCTGCGCCAGCATCTCTTTAAAAGAAGATGGTATCCGACCTCTTCAACACGTGCCGGAGATGAGAGATTTTTAAACTATATCGATATCTGCAACCTGATATGGGATGTGTTTTTCAGATACGGCGAGTTTGACTATTATAAAAAGGAGCTTTTTGACAAAAAGATAGGAACAATATACTACTGGTATAAAAACATCCAGGATGAATTTAAAGAGCTTTTCTTTAATGCCATGAAGGATGACTACAAAAAGATTGACGATGATAAGAATTTCCGGAAATATTTCACTGAAAATCTCACAGAAAGACAAAGGACAATATTTACAAGCGTTCTTAAATCCCAGACTCATGAGGAATTCGATTTGTACATGAAAAACTATGAACTTGAAGTTGAAAACAAACATCTTAAAGAATTATTGGACAAACCCCTTTTAAAACTGATTGGATCAAAGCTGAGGTGA
- a CDS encoding universal stress protein — protein sequence MYNKILLPTDGSGCAEQEVDRVTNLIADDGEVIIISVAGKITSSAFQSKDKVRKLNARMKKEAEEAVKKMEAKFDSSIKVTTMVRTGFPAETINQVVEEEGVDLIVISASGKSGIHRFVIGSVAEKVLKTADIDVLLIHNN from the coding sequence ATGTATAATAAAATTTTATTACCTACCGATGGTTCAGGTTGTGCTGAACAAGAAGTTGATAGAGTCACAAATTTGATTGCAGATGACGGTGAAGTAATCATTATATCCGTAGCAGGTAAAATTACTTCAAGTGCTTTTCAAAGCAAAGACAAAGTTAGAAAATTAAACGCCAGAATGAAAAAAGAAGCCGAAGAAGCTGTTAAAAAAATGGAAGCTAAATTCGATTCCTCAATAAAGGTTACAACAATGGTTAGAACAGGTTTTCCAGCAGAAACCATTAATCAGGTTGTAGAAGAGGAAGGTGTCGATTTGATTGTAATATCCGCTTCAGGAAAAAGTGGAATTCACAGATTCGTAATAGGAAGCGTAGCTGAAAAGGTTCTTAAGACAGCTGATATTGATGTTTTACTGATTCACAACAATTAG
- a CDS encoding acyltransferase, with protein MSGKYLGKRIFYLDELRAIAILCVILCHTTRIFTPFLEDHLKIAAMDFLNVVGVVGVPIFFMLSGALLLNRNYDLGEFFKKRFTRLIYPAIFWIAIAALVGYYFFDMEEAIRIITANERFTWFVYEMIGLYLITPVLNGFVKEYKMKGVKFFIIIWFITIILNTAGHFPLGSLELSYFAGDIGYFMLGYYLVNTDFKMSDLSQCIIGFLLFAGFTVLNFYLRFAKFHINCGYESIFVAMAGLGIFLMFKGLTNYFENKKGETHNRLINGFLGNLIFWISACSYGMYFVNSIIFKAMLKLHLTEVKYFPIIYIGVTLISLAVVYLMSRVSFLKKISGAA; from the coding sequence ATGTCGGGCAAATATTTGGGCAAACGTATTTTTTATCTGGATGAACTTCGGGCAATAGCAATACTGTGTGTAATCCTCTGTCATACAACAAGGATTTTTACACCGTTTCTCGAGGACCACCTTAAAATTGCCGCAATGGATTTTTTAAATGTTGTAGGAGTTGTAGGTGTCCCAATATTTTTCATGCTGAGCGGTGCACTGCTTTTGAACAGAAATTATGATCTCGGCGAATTTTTCAAAAAAAGATTTACAAGACTTATCTATCCTGCAATATTCTGGATTGCAATTGCTGCACTTGTAGGATATTATTTCTTTGACATGGAAGAAGCAATACGCATAATAACTGCAAATGAAAGATTTACCTGGTTTGTATATGAAATGATTGGATTATACCTGATTACACCTGTCCTCAACGGATTTGTTAAGGAATACAAAATGAAAGGAGTCAAATTCTTCATCATAATCTGGTTTATAACAATTATTCTAAACACAGCAGGCCACTTTCCTTTGGGAAGTCTTGAGCTTTCCTACTTTGCAGGAGATATTGGATACTTTATGCTCGGATACTATCTTGTAAACACCGACTTTAAAATGTCCGATTTAAGCCAGTGCATAATAGGATTCCTTCTGTTTGCCGGATTTACCGTTCTGAATTTCTATCTCAGATTCGCTAAATTCCACATTAACTGCGGATATGAAAGCATATTTGTGGCAATGGCAGGTCTTGGAATATTTCTCATGTTCAAGGGACTTACAAACTACTTTGAAAACAAAAAAGGCGAAACTCACAACAGACTCATAAACGGATTTCTCGGCAATCTGATATTTTGGATAAGTGCCTGCAGCTACGGAATGTATTTTGTAAACAGCATAATCTTTAAGGCAATGCTTAAACTGCATTTAACAGAAGTGAAATACTTCCCGATAATTTACATAGGAGTTACACTCATTTCACTTGCGGTTGTATACCTTATGAGCAGGGTAAGCTTTTTGAAAAAAATCAGCGGAGCAGCATAG
- a CDS encoding type II CAAX prenyl endopeptidase Rce1 family protein → MLNLDNDRDFPFYNEIPKMSKLGWLVLLICVPTAYLINRFQGFFGNEIICSIIFALVLLVPLLYFSNWNYSLFFQKPTKNEIILAVAMGLAYIIYSSIFTTILYANKIPDVSNINPNIITLISLIFFMLGEELMKFIPLMFFLRVFYKYSSNRTLSVIASSAITLIFFGLIHLEPGISILSVLLIQAAGSIFHLYAYLKTKNLFVSYLAHLITDMTVISAVMLGFF, encoded by the coding sequence ATGTTAAATTTAGATAACGACAGGGATTTTCCTTTCTACAACGAAATACCGAAGATGTCTAAATTAGGCTGGCTTGTACTTTTAATCTGTGTTCCCACAGCATATTTAATCAACAGATTTCAGGGTTTTTTTGGTAATGAAATAATCTGCAGCATAATATTTGCTCTTGTGCTTCTTGTTCCCCTTCTGTATTTTTCAAACTGGAACTATTCACTTTTTTTCCAAAAGCCGACAAAAAATGAGATTATTCTTGCAGTTGCGATGGGTCTTGCATATATTATCTATTCCAGCATATTTACAACTATTTTATATGCAAACAAAATTCCCGATGTTTCAAACATTAATCCGAATATCATTACTCTCATATCCCTGATATTTTTCATGCTGGGTGAAGAACTGATGAAATTCATACCGCTGATGTTCTTTTTAAGGGTATTTTATAAATATAGCTCAAACCGCACACTGTCAGTTATAGCCTCTTCTGCAATTACACTAATCTTTTTCGGCCTTATTCATCTTGAACCTGGAATAAGCATCCTTTCAGTACTTTTGATTCAGGCAGCAGGCTCAATATTTCATCTGTATGCATATCTTAAAACCAAAAACCTGTTTGTATCATATCTTGCCCATCTGATTACTGATATGACAGTAATATCTGCAGTGATGCTTGGATTTTTCTAG
- a CDS encoding glutathione peroxidase: protein MTVYDFEVKDGEGNPVSLSQYEGKVLLIVNSATKCGFTPQYTELNEIYAEFNEQGFEILDFPCNQFGKQAPGTTEEITEVCRSKWLVPYTIFEKVDVNGENASPLFEYLKNEQPFTGLTGKGAGKLKLVVKMTDRHYKDNNDIKWNFTKFLVDRQGNVVRRFEPTEDLADVKEAVKELL, encoded by the coding sequence ATGACAGTATACGATTTTGAAGTAAAAGACGGTGAAGGAAACCCTGTTTCCTTAAGCCAATATGAAGGTAAAGTACTGTTGATCGTAAATTCAGCAACCAAATGTGGTTTCACACCACAATACACAGAACTGAACGAAATCTACGCAGAATTCAATGAACAAGGATTTGAAATCTTGGATTTCCCTTGCAACCAGTTCGGAAAACAGGCTCCAGGTACAACAGAAGAAATAACAGAAGTATGCAGATCAAAATGGCTTGTTCCATACACAATCTTTGAAAAAGTAGACGTTAACGGTGAAAATGCATCCCCGTTATTTGAATACTTAAAAAACGAACAGCCTTTTACAGGTCTTACAGGTAAAGGTGCAGGTAAACTCAAACTTGTCGTAAAAATGACCGACAGACACTACAAGGACAACAATGACATCAAATGGAATTTCACTAAATTCCTTGTTGACCGTCAGGGAAATGTCGTAAGAAGGTTTGAACCTACTGAAGATTTGGCTGACGTTAAGGAAGCAGTAAAAGAGCTGTTATAA
- a CDS encoding cation diffusion facilitator family transporter, with translation MTRQETIVRTSIIGIVVNLILVAFKAAVGILTNSIAITLDAVNNLTDALSSIITIIGAKISGKAPDKEHPYGYGRIEYFSSVIIVAIVLWAGFTALMESWPKIFNPDVTNYTPVSLFIIAVAVAVKFILGRYVKGVGESINSQPLVASGSDAYFDSILSLSTLIAAIISLFFHISLEGILGVIISIVILKAGYDMLRETVDTIIGARAEREVSQQIKNSICEVPGVYGAYDLFIHNYGPEHLQASVHVEVDDTLTAVDIQKLTTQLQRKIYDEFSIPLVAVGVYARNDKYKDIRNDLDEIVEKYDEIIEIHGFIVYEEEKIVSFDIIVDFDADRNAVKEKVLDEIKSKHPEFDYMMIDDYDVSD, from the coding sequence ATGACAAGACAAGAAACAATTGTTAGAACAAGTATAATCGGCATTGTGGTAAATCTCATTCTTGTTGCGTTCAAGGCTGCAGTTGGTATACTTACAAATTCCATTGCAATTACCCTGGATGCCGTAAACAATTTAACTGATGCACTGTCTTCAATAATTACAATTATCGGTGCTAAAATATCAGGAAAGGCACCTGACAAGGAACATCCCTACGGTTACGGAAGAATTGAATATTTCTCATCAGTGATAATTGTAGCTATTGTCCTGTGGGCAGGTTTTACTGCGCTTATGGAATCCTGGCCTAAGATTTTCAATCCTGACGTTACAAATTATACTCCCGTTTCTCTATTTATCATTGCCGTTGCAGTAGCTGTGAAATTCATTTTGGGAAGATATGTAAAAGGTGTCGGAGAGTCAATTAACTCCCAGCCTCTTGTTGCATCCGGAAGTGATGCGTATTTTGATTCAATACTGTCTCTTTCCACTCTGATTGCAGCTATAATCTCACTATTTTTCCACATTTCCCTTGAGGGCATTCTGGGAGTGATAATTTCAATAGTTATTCTCAAGGCAGGTTATGACATGCTTAGAGAAACTGTCGACACCATTATAGGTGCAAGGGCAGAACGTGAAGTATCACAGCAGATTAAAAATTCAATCTGTGAAGTTCCGGGAGTCTATGGCGCATATGACTTGTTTATTCACAACTACGGACCGGAACATCTTCAGGCATCCGTTCATGTAGAGGTCGACGATACATTAACTGCCGTTGACATCCAGAAGCTTACAACACAGCTTCAGCGAAAGATATATGACGAGTTTTCAATTCCCCTTGTTGCTGTTGGAGTATATGCGCGAAACGACAAATACAAGGACATACGAAACGACCTTGATGAGATTGTAGAAAAGTACGATGAAATCATTGAAATTCACGGATTTATCGTATATGAGGAAGAAAAGATTGTTTCATTTGATATCATAGTTGATTTTGATGCCGACAGAAATGCAGTCAAAGAGAAGGTTTTAGATGAAATCAAATCCAAACATCCTGAATTTGACTACATGATGATTGATGACTATGACGTATCCGATTAA
- a CDS encoding zinc ribbon domain-containing protein: MDYKSLSKFTYADIDKEVLINSVLYNNDANELKMNMMADYEPCFYSKAIEDTFIPSKFCPKCHKKYPSEENFCLDCGVALKDIKDVDINQIQLNPKFRIKGNNHYDDFNEILTFENLEKININSFDINAISEKIRRSAIRRLDRTIKKNDILLDDLSVLEKIMLFCKSFVNVEYKSYGPELGYYEFNKIYIDDRQLDVLQITTLIHELTHFLNKEILSHTLCQILDCDKTSQIESIVTFILSYSPLNQLVDEYAAHTVEGRFTLYGFQDYSSFLNIQNSIDIADEEIEMLKTIGNTFAIAIKHILESFINADLLKDIKNQFKSDIMDQPDYKNLALENCTLLNKEGLTRAVRFILYDGFAVAMDNIDTLEQYNINLE, translated from the coding sequence GTGGATTATAAATCTCTATCAAAATTTACATATGCTGATATTGACAAGGAAGTTCTGATTAACTCTGTCTTATATAATAATGATGCTAATGAGCTTAAAATGAATATGATGGCTGATTACGAACCTTGTTTTTATAGTAAAGCCATTGAGGATACTTTCATTCCTTCAAAATTCTGTCCGAAATGCCATAAGAAATATCCGAGTGAGGAAAATTTCTGTCTTGACTGCGGAGTTGCACTTAAGGATATTAAGGATGTCGATATAAATCAGATTCAGTTAAATCCGAAATTTCGCATTAAGGGTAATAATCACTATGATGATTTTAATGAAATTTTAACCTTTGAAAACCTCGAAAAAATCAACATAAACAGCTTTGACATTAATGCCATTTCAGAAAAAATCAGACGATCTGCCATTAGAAGGCTTGACCGCACAATAAAGAAAAATGACATACTGCTTGATGATTTGTCAGTTCTTGAAAAGATAATGCTTTTTTGCAAGTCATTTGTTAATGTGGAATACAAATCATACGGACCTGAACTCGGATACTATGAGTTCAATAAAATCTATATTGACGACAGGCAGCTGGACGTACTGCAGATTACAACTCTGATTCATGAGCTTACACATTTTCTAAACAAGGAAATCCTTTCACATACATTATGCCAGATTCTTGACTGCGACAAGACAAGTCAAATCGAGTCAATTGTAACATTCATTCTTTCATATTCACCATTAAACCAGCTGGTGGATGAATATGCTGCCCACACAGTTGAGGGAAGATTTACATTATACGGATTTCAGGACTACTCATCATTTTTAAACATTCAAAATTCAATAGATATTGCAGATGAGGAAATAGAAATGCTAAAGACAATCGGAAATACCTTTGCAATTGCCATAAAGCATATTCTTGAATCATTCATTAATGCCGATTTACTTAAAGACATTAAAAATCAGTTCAAATCAGACATTATGGACCAGCCGGATTATAAAAATCTTGCACTTGAAAACTGTACATTATTAAATAAGGAAGGTTTAACAAGAGCCGTCAGATTCATTCTCTATGACGGATTTGCAGTTGCAATGGATAATATCGATACATTAGAACAATATAATATTAATTTGGAGTAA